The region attctaaTTGTTCGAGTTCTAAAATTTAACTCAACTCTAATTTGAAAAATGGAATTACTTATTTGAGTTTGTTTGAAAAACTAAATAACTTGGTTCcactaactcaaaatttaaaaaaaaatcatttttttcaaatcaaagcGAGTTTACTCACCATACATAGCCACATAAGTGATATAATTTCACAATATGtacattattcattttaatataACACCTCTCTCGATGAAATGTGATGGTCTAtaccaaacttagaaaatattatctattttagtccATCAAATTTCATGGTTTTGTTTGCAAAATGCATTTCACAAGTAATATAACACTTGTATCCCAACACCAAATTTAATAATGAGATTGAAGACCATCTGTAGGACCAAAACAACACTATCCCATCCCATGATGCGGCAATAAAGAAGTAACTGAAATAGCAGAGATGATGCAAAAAAGCATATCCTCTTTTACTTGTCGAGGCAACCAAATAAATGACATTTGACAGCAAAGAAGCAGCCAAAGTATCGTAACTGCTATTGTTATGCCTCGACCTATATATATCCATCTGGACCTGCCATTTTATAATCACCACACACATTGAGAGATCAAGCTTCAGGCTCAAAGCAACTATTAATTACTTaataccaaaaaaagaaaaaggaaaatgaagggCGTTGTTATCTCAGTTTTGGTGGTGGTAGCCATGGTTCAGTTGATGGTTAGGCCAGGAGAGGCGACCATAAGTTGTGAAGAAGTTATTAATCTTGTGAGACCCTGCGCTTCTTACATTATGACTGGGATAGGGAGTCCCACCGTTGCGTGCTGTAATGGTTTGGACCAACTCCGGAAAAGTGCCACAACCACCGCTGACAAGCAGCAAGCATGTCAATGTGCTAAGGACGCTGCTGCTGGTTTTCCCATGATAAATGAACAAGCTGCCGCATCGCTTCCTACTATCTGCAAAATTCATATTGATTTCCCAATCTCCAAGAACATCAATTGCCAGGAGTGAGtcactattttatatatatgtatacatatatcaTGCGTTCCttgacattatttttattttcttgctttttttGCCAGAATCCACTAAGATGGAAGCCatcaagaaattaaagaaataaggGCGCCGATAAGGGAGCCATTAATTAGGTGTTGCAATCCTAATATATTTATGTTCCAACCTCAAAAGTTTATTTAATATGCACCTTGTAAGAGATCATGCACTGTGTATCTGATCGATTGAacctaataataattataattaattataataatgaaattaagTTTATGAAAGTTCCCTGTGAGCTTGCTGTACCAGTTTGAAGGATTTCATTTCTataattatatttgaagttgGTAGTTATATTacctgtcgaaactatttttttgaaaaacaaaaaattttaggttgtcgacttttttaaaaaattaaaattgggagtcgccaccaatctttattAGGGTGTGactggatcacctaaaaaacggctttggtctacgagttttagaaaaacggatccgggagtcagttacgtatgaggaaggattagcaccctcgtaacgcccaaaattggtacctagttaattaattagtgtcttaaggtcgagaatttggaaaaaacgtaatccttagcaaaacttaaaaggctacgtattaagacccttattatttcagagaaagaagataccacacccaatgcgttacaacacagcattctaattttccccaaaatgaatTGGGTCAAAATACTtgcacaataaaattttaaaagaacatccacttatccaagatttaagaaatcacacccaatacgttagggcacaattcctctagaatcccaaactcagaatatttcctttactttaaaagaacatccacttatccaagatttaagaaatcacacccaatacgttagggcacaattcctttaaaatcccaaactcggaatatttcctttattgtttttagaaaacaaaattcatttcgagaaatcaatgcgtcacatccaatacgttaggacacaacgtgttgaattcccaataatgaattcttattttttgattaaagagaaatgctcgattgttagacttaacgaagaaaatcggaacccaatacgccagggctcaatttccttgaaaatcctaaattcaAGCAttctctcaattttgaaaagtttgaaatcgagtaaagaatgatgtgatgctatattaaatatacaattcaataataaatattacaaaggcctagaaataatataaataaatgaataaataaaatcaatatacataataaaaataatcacatacaaaatatcaaataaatcataaaaaacaattctttttaacatataaacgaaaacatgaattaataatcgaataaagaaaataaacaaaatataaagaataaaaggcacataatatatacattgaaattaaaagccatacacataatttacatatgtaactttggattaaaatttataaaatcagaatatataatgcatttgtgaaaataaaatataaattataaagtaagtgttaaaaaatacatatatttgagcattaaaaaaatatattcatatatatacaagtatataaaaactggttaaaaatattaatatgtatacatacatatatatacaaagataaatataacatatatagattataaaaaaataattatatataaataaaataaaataaaaataattacctcaaattaaaaaaataaatatgcgaaaaatattagtttttaaaaaaatataaatacacacatagaaacaagtatacatatatatagctaaaataataataattacatatgaaaataataataataataattacattaacaaaattaactaattttaagaaaaatataaaaaggattaaattgaactacAAGTAAACAAATTTGGGGTCaatctgtaaataaataaaatttggaggactaaattgaacgagcgaattacatagaggggctggaagggaaattttcccttctcctctaaaacggtgtcgttcaaaaggattaaattggaatttaaaataaataaaagggtaaattaaaaaaataaagaaaacttaattacaaaaacattaaaaggtagaggggctaaataaaaaaataaataaaattcgcagtggtatcaccttctctcttttttaaaatcgtgaataagtaaaaaaaataatcgaaagaaaaaaatagtaagccacctttaaaaactgacaattgttcttttttattcctcctcctcttttctctttttttctccttttcaatgaagggagaggcctctatttatagttgagtctccccaaatccaacggtacagatcaattactcaacggctaagattaaagggtatctacaatttaaatctctaagattacaaaatcatatattctaagattgcatatcatatctaagattatatataatatctaagattgcatatcatatctaagattgcatatatcatatctaagattgcatctcatatctaagattgcatatcatatctaggattgcatatcatatctaagattgtatatcctcaaaaattatgtttccatatgtgagtccgggctaaaattgggtattacagctgcccctctttgctcgttgtcgtgtaacaggaacggagcaaagactttaaaaatgcccAATTTTGCTCGGTCTTGCTGGAACATGAAACATCTTCAGAAGTATAGGAATTagtgccatcttcagtctgcctcactgcaacttcaggaggataagacttgcttatttagtctgctttactgcaacttcagggagataagactagatgcgatctgctctctgcaacttcagagagataagatctaaggttttaatccgctccactgcaacttcagggagataagattatcggctttaatctgctccactgcaacttcagggagataagacttgccatcttcagtctaccccactgcaacttcaggaggataagacttgcttacttagtctgctccactgcaacttcagggagataagatttgatgcgatctgctctctacaacttcagagagataagatctaaggttttaatccgctccactgtaacttcagggagataggattatcggctttaatctgctccactgcaacttcaggaagataagacttgccatcttcagtctgccccactgcaacttcaggaggataagacttgcttacttagtctgctccactgcaacttcaaggagataagactagatgcgatctgctctctgcaatttcagagagataagatctaaggttttaatccactccactgcaacttcagggatataggatctacaatcttcaaccttctccactGCTGCTGAGGgtgacaaggcttggtggcttaaatctgcttcccactatcttggaaagataagatccgccgtcttcgatctgctccactactgcttaggaagataagatctacaatcttcaaccttctccgctgctgCTGAGGGAGACAaagcttggtggcttaaatctgcttcccactatcttggaaagataagatccgccgtcttcaatctgctccactactgcttagggagataagatctacaatcttcaaccttcttcgctgctgctcagggagacaaggcttggtggcttaaatctgcttcccactatcttggaaagataagattcgccgtcttcgatctgctccactgtcaatgcaggaaggcaagatctgctctTTCACTGATTTGTTCTCtgtggaacatgacctgtataatgaacctaactatgcctaatgattaggatggcatgatcaaaatgcatcaaatgctcctaactaaacATGTGTGAATTTTGCATgaatgtaaaatttatttttccgagaatgatccctcttaagttgtcattactcgaagtttattaaggttttgtgactgacgtgctacaacgcctaaCTGGCTTTTTGGATGCGCCGCAAAATATCTGAACCAACACGCGGTGTTTTGGTCTGGATGTATACTTGAATTATTGGCGCTTACGgtgaaacgccgctaaagcataGTATTAGCGGCGATTTGTGGCTAGCGCAGCAAAAtaccttaaccaaaacgcagcgttttggtcttgatgtatactaAAATTTGTGGCGCTTACAGGAAACCGTTGCgaaaaaagcgccgcaaaatatcttaaTAGAGTTTTGGTCTTAACCATGCATTATATAATGTAggttattatatatttagtttatcaTATTTGGTTTAGGTTTAGGTTATTAGGGTTCATTATATAATGTTTAGTATTTTTAGATtacagtttagggtttagggtttatgatgtaGGTTTAGtgtttttagtttagggtttgAGAATTTGGTGATTAAGGTTGAGTgattattataagttaaaaagtttatcgtatatagtttagggt is a window of Gossypium hirsutum isolate 1008001.06 chromosome D08, Gossypium_hirsutum_v2.1, whole genome shotgun sequence DNA encoding:
- the LOC107919613 gene encoding non-specific lipid-transfer protein A; its protein translation is MKGVVISVLVVVAMVQLMVRPGEATISCEEVINLVRPCASYIMTGIGSPTVACCNGLDQLRKSATTTADKQQACQCAKDAAAGFPMINEQAAASLPTICKIHIDFPISKNINCQEIH